Proteins from a single region of Mustela erminea isolate mMusErm1 chromosome X, mMusErm1.Pri, whole genome shotgun sequence:
- the CDR1 gene encoding LOW QUALITY PROTEIN: cerebellar degeneration-related antigen 1 (The sequence of the model RefSeq protein was modified relative to this genomic sequence to represent the inferred CDS: inserted 3 bases in 2 codons; deleted 6 bases in 6 codons; substituted 7 bases at 7 genomic stop codons), whose protein sequence is MDFQEDMDFLEDLEICWKTWRLLEDMDFLEDVDLXEDVYLLEDLDLVEDINFLEDVALLEDLDLFSGRHKFCLEDVDXLEDXDLVEDMDXLEDLDFSEDMDLTEDIDFLEDVDGAEDLDFFLEDINXLEDLDFLEDISXLEDLDLVEDIFFLEDVDWLEDLKLLEDVDCLEELKTMEDIDFLEDVDFPXEDVVEDLXLLEDMDYLEDVNFLEDKDXLEDLMLLEDLGVAGRPGVVGRP, encoded by the exons ATGGATTTTCAGGAAGACATGGATTTTCTGGAAGACTTGGAG ATTTGCTGGAAGACCTGGAGGTTACTGGAAGACATGGATTTTCTGGAAGACGTGGATCTCTAGGAAGACGTATATTTGTTGGAAGACCTGGATTTAGTGGAAGACATAAATTTTCTGGAAGACGTGGCTTTATTGGAAGATCTGGATTTATTTAGTGGAAGACATAAATTTTGTCTGGAAGACGTGGACTGACTGGAAG TGGATTTGGTGGAAGACATGGATTGACTGGAAGACCTGGATTTTTCC GAAGATATGGATTTGACGGAAGACATAGAT TTTCTGGAAGACGTGGATGGAGCGGAAGACCTGGATTTCTTTCTGGAAGACATCAATTGACTGGAAGACCTGGAT TTTCTGGAAGACATAAGTTAGCTGGAAGACTTGGATTTGGTGGAAGACATA TTTTTTCTGGAAGACGTGGATTGGCTGGAAGAC TTGAAATTGCTGGAAGACGTGGATTGTCTGGAAGAA TTGAAAACAATGGAAGACATAGATTTTCTGGAAGACGTGGATTTTCC GGAAGATGTTGTGGAAGACCTATAATTACTGGAAGACATGGATTATCTGGAAGACGTGAATTTTCTGGAAGACAAGGATTAGCTGGAAGACTTGATGCTGTTGGAAGACTTGGGAGTTGCTGGAAGACCTGGAGTTGTTGGAAGACCTTGA